In Alloyangia pacifica, the following proteins share a genomic window:
- a CDS encoding asparaginase, which produces MPQDTVTAAVPLVEVRRGPLTESLHLGHAVICDTSGGIVEAWGDPQAVVYPRSSSKMIQALPLVASGAAEAWHLTPPQLALACASHQGAPMHVGAVEAWLADLELSDDDLRCGPQPSRDKALKLQMIREGKSPCRVHNNCSGKHAGFLTLSQYLGAGPDYVLPEHPVQLAVRDAFETVTDEVSPCYGIDGCSAPNLATSMLGMARAMAWFAGAHHRYDGLSRAGAQLVESIYTYPDLVAGEGRACTLLMRAALEPVAIKTGAEGYFVAILPQRGLGVAVKILDGATRAAECVMASLLVRLGVADPAHPDVHRFLNPELCNFDGLVTGEVRPLDTLFAA; this is translated from the coding sequence ATGCCCCAAGACACCGTCACCGCTGCCGTGCCCCTCGTCGAGGTTCGCCGCGGACCGCTGACCGAGAGCCTGCACCTTGGCCATGCGGTCATTTGTGACACATCCGGCGGCATCGTCGAGGCCTGGGGTGACCCGCAGGCGGTGGTCTACCCGCGCTCCTCGTCGAAGATGATTCAGGCCCTGCCGCTGGTCGCCTCGGGCGCCGCCGAGGCCTGGCACCTGACGCCGCCGCAGCTGGCGCTCGCCTGCGCCTCGCATCAGGGCGCGCCGATGCACGTGGGGGCGGTCGAGGCCTGGCTCGCCGACCTCGAACTCTCCGACGACGACCTGCGCTGCGGCCCCCAGCCGAGCCGGGACAAGGCGCTGAAACTGCAGATGATCCGCGAGGGCAAAAGCCCCTGCCGGGTGCACAACAACTGCTCGGGCAAACACGCCGGCTTCCTGACGTTGAGCCAGTATCTCGGTGCGGGCCCGGACTACGTTCTTCCCGAACACCCGGTGCAACTTGCAGTGCGCGACGCCTTCGAGACCGTCACCGACGAGGTCAGCCCCTGCTACGGCATCGACGGCTGCTCGGCGCCAAACCTTGCCACCTCGATGCTTGGCATGGCGCGGGCCATGGCCTGGTTCGCCGGCGCGCATCACCGCTACGACGGTCTCAGCCGCGCCGGGGCGCAGCTGGTCGAGTCGATCTACACCTATCCCGATCTCGTCGCCGGCGAGGGCCGCGCCTGCACGCTGCTGATGCGCGCCGCGCTCGAGCCGGTTGCCATCAAGACCGGCGCCGAGGGGTATTTCGTCGCGATCCTGCCGCAGCGTGGCCTCGGCGTCGCGGTGAAGATTCTCGACGGCGCAACCCGCGCGGCGGAATGCGTCATGGCCTCGCTTCTGGTGCGGCTTGGCGTCGCGGATCCGGCGCATCCCGACGTGCACCGTTTTCTCAACCCCGAGCTGTGCAACTTCGACGGGCTGGTGACCGGCGAGGTCCGTCCCCTCGACACGCTCTTTGCCGCATGA
- a CDS encoding invasion associated locus B family protein, giving the protein MKSILGGVLGAALALGATAAVAQEESTNRVNAITDWSVFEGQSPRECWAVTTYKESVNTKDGRVVSVKRGDILLMVFYRPEANVMGQVAFTGGYPFAGGSTVAVDISGEKFDLYTEGEWAWPATPQDDAKIIAAMKRGSDAVLSAGSSRGTKTKDTFSLLGFTAAVEDAQKRCSG; this is encoded by the coding sequence ATGAAGTCAATTCTCGGTGGGGTTCTGGGCGCGGCGCTCGCGCTTGGCGCGACGGCTGCGGTTGCGCAGGAGGAAAGCACCAACCGGGTGAACGCGATCACCGACTGGTCGGTCTTCGAGGGGCAGAGCCCCCGCGAATGCTGGGCGGTGACCACCTACAAGGAAAGCGTCAACACCAAGGACGGCCGCGTCGTATCGGTGAAGCGCGGCGACATCCTGCTTATGGTCTTCTACCGTCCCGAGGCCAATGTGATGGGTCAGGTGGCGTTCACCGGCGGTTATCCCTTTGCGGGCGGCTCGACCGTGGCCGTGGACATCTCGGGCGAGAAGTTCGACCTCTACACCGAGGGGGAATGGGCCTGGCCGGCGACCCCGCAGGACGATGCCAAGATCATCGCGGCGATGAAGCGCGGCTCCGACGCGGTGCTCAGCGCCGGTTCGAGCCGCGGCACCAAGACCAAGGACACCTTCTCGCTGCTCGGCTTCACGGCCGCGGTGGAAGACGCCCAGAAGCGCTGCAGCGGCTGA
- the rlmN gene encoding 23S rRNA (adenine(2503)-C(2))-methyltransferase RlmN: MTASAPITQDVVTIPRKLPEDGKLNLVGLTRDALRAALIEAGTPEKQAKMRVGQIWQWVYHWGVRDFAEMTNLAKDYRTLLDDKFTIDLPEIVSKQVSEDGTRKYLVRIAGGHEVEVVYIPEEDRGTLCISSQVGCTLTCSFCHTGTQKLVRNLTAGEIIGQVMLARDDLGEWPEPGTGTGESGPRLLSNIVLMGMGEPLYNFDNVRDAMKIAMDGEGIALSRRRITLSTSGVVPEIAKCAEEIGCLLAVSFHATTDEVRNKLVPINKRWNIEELLNTLREYPRLSNSERITFEYVMLKDVNDTDADARRLVKLIQGIPAKINLIPFNEWPGAPYQRSDWPRIKQFADIIYKAGYASPIRTPRGEDIMAACGQLKSATERARKSRKQIEAETGLGGAA; this comes from the coding sequence ATGACTGCCAGCGCGCCGATCACCCAGGACGTGGTGACGATCCCCCGCAAGCTGCCGGAAGACGGCAAGCTGAACCTCGTCGGGCTGACCCGCGACGCCCTGCGCGCCGCGTTGATCGAGGCCGGAACGCCAGAGAAGCAGGCGAAGATGCGTGTGGGTCAGATCTGGCAGTGGGTCTATCACTGGGGCGTGCGCGACTTCGCCGAGATGACCAACCTCGCCAAGGACTACCGGACGCTGCTCGATGACAAGTTCACCATCGACCTGCCCGAGATCGTCTCGAAACAGGTTTCGGAAGACGGCACCCGCAAGTATCTCGTGCGGATCGCCGGCGGACACGAGGTCGAGGTGGTCTACATCCCCGAGGAAGACCGTGGCACGCTCTGCATCTCGAGCCAGGTGGGCTGCACGTTGACCTGCTCGTTCTGCCACACCGGCACGCAGAAACTGGTACGCAACCTCACCGCGGGCGAGATCATCGGCCAGGTCATGCTAGCACGTGACGACCTCGGCGAGTGGCCCGAACCCGGTACAGGCACCGGCGAGAGCGGGCCGCGCCTCTTGTCGAACATCGTGCTCATGGGCATGGGCGAGCCGCTCTACAACTTCGACAACGTGCGCGACGCGATGAAGATCGCCATGGACGGCGAGGGGATCGCCCTGTCGCGCCGCCGCATCACCCTCTCGACCTCGGGCGTGGTGCCGGAGATCGCCAAATGCGCCGAAGAGATCGGCTGCCTGCTGGCCGTAAGCTTCCACGCCACCACCGACGAGGTGCGCAACAAGCTTGTGCCGATCAACAAGCGCTGGAACATCGAAGAGCTGCTGAACACCCTTCGCGAGTATCCGCGCTTGTCGAATTCCGAGCGCATCACTTTTGAGTATGTGATGCTCAAGGACGTGAACGACACCGATGCCGATGCGCGCCGCCTGGTGAAGCTGATCCAGGGCATTCCCGCCAAGATCAACCTCATCCCGTTCAACGAATGGCCCGGCGCCCCCTACCAGCGCTCGGATTGGCCGCGGATCAAGCAGTTCGCCGACATCATCTACAAGGCAGGTTACGCCTCGCCGATCCGTACCCCGCGCGGCGAGGACATCATGGCCGCCTGCGGCCAGCTGAAATCGGCCACCGAACGCGCCCGCAAATCGCGCAAGCAAATCGAGGCCGAGACTGGCCTCGGCGGCGCGGCTTGA
- a CDS encoding heavy metal translocating P-type ATPase → MAQDSLRFEVTKMTCGGCAGRAQRALAGVEGVTDASVNLATKMAHVEGSAGVPALRAALDKAGYPAREAALRLGIAGMSCASCAGRVERALAGVPGVLSANVNLASETAEVKLLAGSAEAAALIRAVEGAGYKASLTSDDSAEQAARKTAEQAALKRDLIIAAALTAPVFLMEMGGHFIPGMHHLIAATIGTTSAWFIQFVLVTAVLVWPGRRFYQIGLPLLLKGAPDMNSLVALGTLAAWLYSTVALFLPGLLPEGTRAVYFEAAAVIVTLILLGRFLEARAKGRTGAAIKRLVGLKPSTARVERGGEITELPIADVTLGDVLHVRPGERIAVDGEVLTGRSYVDESMITGEPVPIEKSEGATVVGGTVNGAGALSFRATAVGADTMLARIIAMVEEAQGAKLPIQALADKVVIWFVPAVMAVAALTFLAWLIFGPSPALTYALVAGVSVLIVACPCAMGLATPTSIMVGTGRAAELGVLFRKGDALQRLESVGIVAFDKTGTLTEGRPELVRKTAAPGFAEAEVLRLAASAEQSSEHPIARALERAAEGPLPKAEDVEAIAGHGLSATVDGRRILVGAARLMAREGIDLGPLSAAHDEIAGAGQTPVLVAVDGQIAGALAVADKVKPGARAAVAKLHEMGLKTAMITGDTRATARSIAAELGIDHVEAEVLPEGKRDAVRALRDEHGAVAFVGDGINDAPALAEAEVGLAMGTGTDVAIESADVVLVSGDTKGVVEAVHLSRAVLRNIRQNLFWAFGYNVALIPVAAGVFYPAFGTLLSPMLAAGAMALSSVFVLSNALRLRRLVPAMPPETRPHRAQGHSHEEAHV, encoded by the coding sequence ATGGCCCAAGACAGCCTGCGCTTCGAAGTGACGAAGATGACCTGCGGCGGCTGCGCCGGACGCGCGCAAAGGGCGCTCGCGGGGGTCGAGGGGGTCACCGACGCCTCGGTGAACCTCGCGACGAAGATGGCGCATGTGGAGGGCAGCGCCGGCGTCCCTGCCCTGCGCGCCGCGCTCGACAAGGCGGGCTACCCGGCGCGCGAGGCTGCCCTGCGCCTCGGCATCGCGGGGATGAGCTGCGCCTCCTGTGCGGGGCGTGTGGAGCGGGCGCTGGCGGGTGTACCGGGTGTGCTCTCGGCCAATGTGAACCTCGCCAGCGAGACCGCCGAGGTGAAATTGCTCGCGGGCTCCGCCGAGGCTGCCGCGCTGATCCGCGCGGTCGAGGGGGCGGGTTACAAGGCCAGCCTCACCAGCGACGACAGCGCCGAACAGGCGGCGCGCAAGACCGCCGAGCAGGCGGCGCTGAAGCGTGACCTGATCATTGCCGCCGCGCTGACAGCGCCAGTCTTCCTGATGGAGATGGGCGGGCATTTCATCCCCGGCATGCATCATTTGATCGCCGCGACCATCGGCACCACCAGCGCCTGGTTCATCCAGTTCGTGCTGGTCACCGCCGTGCTCGTGTGGCCGGGCCGGCGCTTCTACCAGATCGGCCTGCCATTGCTGCTCAAGGGCGCTCCGGACATGAACTCGCTGGTCGCGCTCGGCACGCTGGCGGCCTGGCTCTATTCCACCGTCGCGCTCTTCCTGCCCGGGCTGCTGCCCGAGGGCACGCGGGCGGTCTATTTCGAGGCCGCGGCGGTCATTGTCACGCTGATCCTGCTCGGTCGATTCCTCGAGGCGCGGGCGAAGGGCCGCACCGGGGCGGCGATCAAGCGGCTGGTCGGGCTGAAACCCTCAACCGCGCGGGTCGAGCGCGGCGGCGAGATCACCGAGCTGCCGATTGCCGACGTAACGCTGGGCGATGTGCTGCATGTCCGCCCCGGCGAGCGCATCGCAGTCGATGGCGAGGTGCTCACCGGGCGCTCCTACGTCGATGAAAGCATGATCACCGGCGAACCCGTGCCCATCGAGAAATCCGAGGGCGCCACGGTCGTTGGCGGCACGGTCAACGGCGCGGGCGCACTCAGTTTCCGGGCGACGGCTGTCGGCGCAGACACCATGCTGGCGCGGATCATCGCCATGGTCGAAGAGGCGCAGGGGGCCAAGCTGCCGATCCAGGCGCTCGCCGACAAGGTGGTGATCTGGTTCGTGCCGGCGGTCATGGCCGTGGCTGCGCTGACCTTCCTGGCCTGGCTCATCTTCGGCCCCTCCCCCGCCCTCACCTACGCGCTGGTCGCCGGGGTCTCGGTGCTGATCGTCGCCTGCCCCTGCGCCATGGGGCTCGCCACGCCGACCTCGATCATGGTGGGCACCGGGCGGGCGGCCGAACTGGGTGTGCTCTTCCGCAAGGGGGACGCGCTGCAGCGGCTTGAAAGCGTCGGCATCGTCGCCTTCGACAAGACCGGCACGCTAACAGAGGGCCGCCCCGAGCTCGTGCGCAAAACCGCCGCGCCGGGCTTCGCCGAGGCCGAGGTGCTGCGCCTTGCCGCCAGCGCCGAGCAAAGCTCGGAGCATCCCATCGCGCGGGCGCTGGAGCGCGCCGCCGAGGGCCCCCTTCCAAAGGCCGAGGACGTCGAGGCGATCGCGGGGCATGGTCTCAGCGCCACCGTGGACGGCCGCCGCATCCTGGTTGGCGCCGCCCGACTGATGGCGCGCGAGGGCATAGATCTCGGCCCGCTCAGCGCCGCGCATGACGAGATCGCCGGTGCCGGGCAGACGCCCGTGCTGGTTGCGGTCGATGGGCAGATCGCCGGGGCGTTGGCCGTCGCCGACAAGGTCAAGCCGGGGGCCAGGGCGGCGGTTGCGAAACTGCACGAGATGGGGCTCAAGACCGCGATGATCACCGGCGACACGCGCGCCACGGCGCGGTCCATCGCCGCCGAGCTCGGCATCGACCACGTCGAGGCCGAGGTGCTGCCCGAAGGCAAGCGCGACGCGGTGCGGGCGCTGCGCGATGAGCATGGCGCCGTGGCTTTCGTCGGGGACGGCATCAACGACGCCCCGGCGCTGGCCGAGGCCGAGGTGGGTCTCGCCATGGGCACCGGCACGGATGTCGCCATCGAAAGCGCCGACGTGGTTCTGGTCTCGGGTGACACGAAAGGCGTGGTCGAGGCGGTGCATCTCAGCCGCGCGGTGCTGCGCAATATCCGGCAGAACCTCTTCTGGGCCTTCGGGTACAACGTCGCGCTGATCCCGGTGGCGGCGGGTGTCTTCTACCCGGCGTTCGGCACGCTGCTCTCGCCGATGCTGGCGGCGGGGGCGATGGCGCTTTCGTCGGTCTTCGTACTGAGCAACGCGCTGCGGTTGCGACGGCTGGTCCCCGCCATGCCGCCAGAGACCCGCCCGCACCGGGCACAAGGCCACAGCCACGAGGAGGCGCACGTATGA
- the cueR gene encoding Cu(I)-responsive transcriptional regulator: MNIGDVAIRAGLPPKTIRYYEDIGLVTPHRGSNGYRAFTERDVHKLAFLARARALGFTIEDCRALLALYEDESRASAEVKHIAEEHLAQIDEKLSQLQQMRDTLAHLVQACHGDDRPDCPILTDLARSQG; the protein is encoded by the coding sequence ATGAACATCGGAGACGTCGCGATCCGCGCCGGGCTGCCGCCCAAGACCATCCGCTATTACGAGGACATCGGCCTCGTGACCCCACACCGCGGCAGCAACGGGTACCGCGCCTTCACCGAACGGGACGTGCACAAGCTGGCCTTCCTGGCACGGGCCCGCGCGCTCGGGTTCACCATCGAGGACTGCCGCGCTCTGCTCGCCCTCTACGAGGACGAAAGCCGCGCCAGCGCCGAGGTGAAGCACATCGCCGAGGAGCATCTGGCGCAGATCGACGAGAAGCTTTCCCAGCTTCAGCAGATGCGCGACACGCTTGCGCATCTGGTCCAGGCCTGCCACGGCGACGACCGCCCGGATTGCCCGATCCTCACGGACCTTGCCCGCAGCCAGGGCTGA